One genomic window of Bradyrhizobium sp. B124 includes the following:
- a CDS encoding PadR family transcriptional regulator produces the protein MALGDAILACLTERPMTGYELAKTFDASIGFFWKADHQQIYRELSRLRDKGHVQAREVVQSGKPNKLVYTLTAEGRAALKHWAARPSVPPSIKDDLLVRLYALDCVDIEPLRTDLMARLEHHRDRYERYERLLNKRFPDGTAPPADVGKMLSLRLGMRHEHMVVEWCEEALDALSAMSGRGNVLSLDDGKREGNG, from the coding sequence TTGGCACTCGGTGACGCAATCCTCGCATGCCTCACGGAACGTCCGATGACGGGCTATGAGCTCGCCAAGACGTTCGACGCCTCGATCGGCTTCTTCTGGAAGGCCGACCATCAGCAGATCTACCGCGAGCTCTCTCGCCTGCGCGACAAGGGCCACGTCCAGGCCCGCGAGGTGGTGCAATCCGGCAAGCCGAACAAGCTGGTCTATACGCTGACGGCCGAGGGCCGCGCGGCGTTGAAGCACTGGGCGGCGCGGCCGAGCGTTCCGCCCTCGATCAAGGACGACCTGCTGGTCCGGCTCTATGCGCTCGACTGCGTCGACATCGAGCCGCTGCGCACCGACCTGATGGCGCGGCTGGAGCATCATCGCGACCGCTACGAGCGCTACGAGCGTCTGCTCAACAAGCGCTTCCCCGACGGCACCGCGCCGCCGGCCGATGTCGGCAAGATGCTCAGTCTGCGCCTCGGGATGCGCCATGAGCACATGGTGGTGGAGTGGTGCGAGGAGGCGCTCGACGCGCTCTCGGCGATGTCCGGTCGCGGCAATGTGCTGTCGCTCGACGACGGCAAGCGCGAAGGCAACGGCTAG